One Desulfuromonas sp. DNA segment encodes these proteins:
- a CDS encoding 4Fe-4S ferredoxin encodes MSAKIVGFDEKNRRISTQQLLQQVYSALDQGETEFEITSSGHHDIGGPLWTEDGAPLKFRVKNPGQRVGSFGLDGTEIIVEGSAPADAGWLNAGAELTILGDGGDTTAHCAASGNIYVAGRVGTRSGSLMKHDPAYDAPQFWVLKNTGSFSFEFMGGGIAVVCGYGREDLDSVLGDRACAGMVGGTIYVRGPVKGLSDDVWLLDLDKGDQKFLKENMPGFLEKIDKKKLLKELTDFSKWKKIVAKSYEERNVVASRPTMHEFRLQKWVEDGGIFADVVKDDYTHVAGLVNAGDDRLKVPHWQDKKYGAPCQVSCPSAIPTQDRINLLRAGKVKESMEYVLNYSPFPASVCGEVCPNLCMDACTRQFIDKPVGMKELGRMSLEAKSPEPKADSGKHVAVIGGGPGGLSAAWQLRLAGHAVTIFEGDEEVGGKLRQVIPTDSLPENSLNSEIERIKALGINIEVNSPVDEELFKKIRGDHDSVVIASGAHNPVVIPFPGHERLVKGLDFLKEVNRGNRPKVGEKVVVIGAGNAGMDVCLGAYAMGARKVTAIDIQRPAAFPVEIQHFKKLG; translated from the coding sequence ATGTCTGCCAAAATTGTCGGTTTTGATGAGAAAAATCGGCGGATTTCGACCCAGCAGCTGCTGCAGCAGGTTTATAGCGCGCTGGATCAGGGCGAAACCGAATTTGAAATTACTTCATCTGGTCATCACGATATAGGCGGCCCACTCTGGACCGAAGATGGAGCCCCGCTCAAGTTCCGGGTCAAGAATCCGGGCCAACGGGTCGGCTCGTTCGGTCTTGACGGTACCGAGATTATTGTAGAAGGCTCGGCCCCGGCCGATGCCGGCTGGCTCAACGCCGGCGCCGAGCTGACCATTCTCGGCGACGGTGGCGATACCACGGCGCATTGCGCCGCCAGTGGCAATATCTATGTCGCCGGTCGCGTCGGAACCCGTTCCGGGTCGCTGATGAAACACGATCCGGCCTACGATGCACCGCAATTCTGGGTGCTGAAGAACACCGGCTCCTTCTCCTTTGAATTCATGGGAGGCGGTATCGCCGTGGTCTGCGGTTATGGTCGCGAAGATCTCGATTCGGTTCTCGGTGACCGCGCCTGCGCCGGCATGGTCGGTGGAACGATTTATGTTCGTGGTCCGGTCAAGGGATTGTCGGATGATGTCTGGCTGCTCGATCTCGACAAGGGCGATCAGAAGTTCCTCAAGGAAAACATGCCAGGCTTCCTTGAAAAGATCGACAAAAAGAAACTGCTCAAGGAGCTGACCGACTTTTCGAAGTGGAAGAAGATTGTCGCCAAGTCTTACGAGGAGCGGAACGTCGTCGCCTCGCGCCCGACCATGCACGAGTTCCGTCTGCAAAAGTGGGTCGAGGATGGCGGCATCTTTGCCGACGTTGTCAAGGACGACTACACCCACGTCGCCGGACTGGTCAATGCCGGTGACGATCGCCTCAAGGTGCCGCACTGGCAGGACAAGAAGTACGGCGCCCCGTGTCAGGTCTCCTGCCCGAGTGCGATCCCGACCCAGGACCGGATTAATCTGCTGCGGGCCGGCAAGGTCAAGGAGTCAATGGAATATGTGCTCAACTATTCACCGTTCCCGGCGTCGGTCTGCGGCGAAGTCTGTCCTAACCTCTGCATGGACGCCTGCACCCGTCAATTTATCGACAAGCCGGTCGGCATGAAGGAACTGGGGCGGATGTCGCTCGAAGCGAAGTCGCCCGAACCGAAGGCTGACAGCGGCAAGCACGTTGCCGTCATCGGCGGTGGCCCCGGTGGTCTTTCGGCGGCCTGGCAGCTCCGGCTGGCCGGTCATGCTGTGACCATTTTCGAGGGAGATGAAGAGGTTGGCGGTAAACTGCGCCAGGTTATTCCGACCGATAGTCTGCCGGAGAATTCCCTGAATTCTGAAATTGAACGGATCAAGGCGCTCGGCATTAATATTGAAGTTAATTCCCCGGTCGATGAAGAGCTGTTCAAAAAAATCCGCGGAGATCACGATTCGGTTGTGATCGCCAGCGGCGCTCACAACCCGGTGGTTATCCCGTTCCCGGGTCATGAACGACTGGTCAAGGGGCTCGACTTTCTCAAGGAAGTTAATCGTGGCAACAGGCCGAAGGTCGGTGAAAAGGTGGTTGTTATCGGCGCCGGCAACGCCGGTATGGACGTCTGCCTCGGTGCCTATGCCATGGGCGCCAGGAAAGTCACTGCCATCGATATCCAGCGTCCGGCGGCGTTTCCGGTAGAAATTCAACATTTTAAAAAGCTCGG